In Eleutherodactylus coqui strain aEleCoq1 chromosome 4, aEleCoq1.hap1, whole genome shotgun sequence, the following are encoded in one genomic region:
- the NAA50 gene encoding N-alpha-acetyltransferase 50 isoform X2: MKGRIELGDVTPHNIKQLKRLNQVIFPVSYNDKFYKDVLEVGELAKLAYFNDIAVGAVCCRVDHSQNQKRLYIMTLGCLAPYRRLGIGTKMLNHVLNICEKDGTFDNIYLHVQISNESAIDFYRKFGFEIIETKKNYYKRIEPADAHVLQKNLKISSPAPNADVQKSEN, from the exons CCGGATCGAGTTGGGAGATGTAACTCCACATAACATAAAGCAACTGAAGCGGTTGAACCAGGTCATCTTCCCAGTCAGTTACAATGACAAGTTCTACAAAGACGTCTTGGAGGTCGGGGAGTTGGCAAAACTTG CCTATTTTAATGACATTGCTGTTGGAGCCGTGTGTTGTAGAGTCGACCACTCTCAGAATCAGAAGAGACTGTATATCATGACCCTCGGCTGCCTGGCACCATACCGCAGGCTAGGAATAG GAACAAAGATGCTCAACCATGTTTTAAACATATGTGAAAAGGACGGCACCTTCGACAACATCTATCT GCATGTCCAGATCAGCAATGAATCCGCTATAGATTTCTACAGAAAGTTTGGTTTTGAGATTattgaaacaaagaaaaattaTTACAAGAGGATAGAGCCGGCCGACGCTCACGTGCTTCAGAAAAACCTGAAGATCTCTTCTCCCGCGCCGAACGCAGAtgtgcaaaaaagcgaaaattgA
- the NAA50 gene encoding N-alpha-acetyltransferase 50 isoform X1, whose amino-acid sequence MKGSRIELGDVTPHNIKQLKRLNQVIFPVSYNDKFYKDVLEVGELAKLAYFNDIAVGAVCCRVDHSQNQKRLYIMTLGCLAPYRRLGIGTKMLNHVLNICEKDGTFDNIYLHVQISNESAIDFYRKFGFEIIETKKNYYKRIEPADAHVLQKNLKISSPAPNADVQKSEN is encoded by the exons TAGCCGGATCGAGTTGGGAGATGTAACTCCACATAACATAAAGCAACTGAAGCGGTTGAACCAGGTCATCTTCCCAGTCAGTTACAATGACAAGTTCTACAAAGACGTCTTGGAGGTCGGGGAGTTGGCAAAACTTG CCTATTTTAATGACATTGCTGTTGGAGCCGTGTGTTGTAGAGTCGACCACTCTCAGAATCAGAAGAGACTGTATATCATGACCCTCGGCTGCCTGGCACCATACCGCAGGCTAGGAATAG GAACAAAGATGCTCAACCATGTTTTAAACATATGTGAAAAGGACGGCACCTTCGACAACATCTATCT GCATGTCCAGATCAGCAATGAATCCGCTATAGATTTCTACAGAAAGTTTGGTTTTGAGATTattgaaacaaagaaaaattaTTACAAGAGGATAGAGCCGGCCGACGCTCACGTGCTTCAGAAAAACCTGAAGATCTCTTCTCCCGCGCCGAACGCAGAtgtgcaaaaaagcgaaaattgA